In Streptomyces canus, one DNA window encodes the following:
- a CDS encoding bifunctional cytidylyltransferase/SDR family oxidoreductase, with protein MSQHIAKPRTTAVILAGGTGQRVGLSIPKQLLKIAGKAVIEHTLTTFEKADSIDDIIVLMAPGYVPDIEKIVAKAGFRKVKKIIEGGATRNETTERAIAALGEGLAEGEDLNVLFHDAVRPLLSRRVIDDCVVALERFQAVDVAIPSADTIIVTRTHGLDGEFITEIPDRSRLRRGQTPQAFKLSTIKRAYEVAAGDPNFQATDDCSVVLKYLPDVPIHVVAGDEYNMKVTQPVDVFIADKLFQLASTAAPEQVSDEAYRELLTGKTFVVFGGSYGIGKDIGELAESYGAKVYALGRSTTGTHVENPEEVDDALSKAYAETGRIDYVVNTAGVLRIGKLAETDNATIEEALKVNYLAPVQIARSSYKYLAETKGQLLLYTSSSYTRGRAEYSLYSSTKAAMVNLTQALSDEWAGDGVRVNCINPERTATPMRTKAFGQEPAGSLLSSEAVARTSLDVLLSELTGHVIDVRQQDPTASAGQASGFEAALASVLDRQDGVA; from the coding sequence GTGTCCCAGCACATCGCCAAGCCCCGTACCACCGCAGTGATCCTGGCCGGTGGTACCGGTCAGCGCGTGGGTCTCTCGATCCCCAAGCAGCTGCTGAAGATCGCCGGCAAGGCAGTCATCGAGCACACTCTGACCACCTTCGAGAAGGCCGACTCCATCGACGACATCATCGTGCTGATGGCGCCGGGTTATGTTCCGGACATAGAGAAGATCGTGGCCAAGGCCGGCTTCCGGAAGGTCAAGAAGATCATCGAGGGTGGCGCCACCCGGAACGAGACCACCGAGCGCGCCATCGCGGCCCTCGGCGAGGGCCTGGCCGAGGGCGAGGACCTCAACGTCCTGTTCCACGACGCCGTGCGCCCGCTGCTCTCGCGCCGCGTGATCGACGACTGCGTGGTCGCCCTGGAGCGCTTCCAGGCCGTCGACGTCGCCATCCCGTCCGCGGACACCATCATCGTGACGCGCACCCACGGCCTGGACGGCGAGTTCATCACCGAGATCCCGGACCGCTCCCGGCTGCGCCGCGGCCAGACCCCGCAGGCCTTCAAGCTGTCCACCATCAAGCGCGCCTACGAGGTCGCCGCCGGGGACCCCAACTTCCAGGCCACGGACGACTGTTCGGTCGTGCTCAAGTACCTGCCGGACGTGCCGATCCACGTCGTCGCGGGTGACGAGTACAACATGAAGGTCACCCAGCCCGTCGACGTCTTCATCGCCGACAAGCTCTTCCAGCTCGCCTCGACCGCGGCTCCCGAGCAGGTGAGCGACGAGGCCTACCGCGAGCTGCTCACCGGCAAGACCTTCGTCGTCTTCGGCGGCTCCTACGGCATCGGCAAGGACATCGGCGAACTCGCCGAGTCCTACGGCGCCAAGGTGTACGCGCTCGGCCGCTCCACCACCGGCACCCACGTCGAGAACCCGGAGGAGGTCGACGACGCGCTGTCCAAGGCGTACGCCGAGACCGGGCGCATCGACTACGTCGTCAACACCGCCGGCGTGCTGCGCATCGGCAAGCTGGCGGAGACCGACAACGCCACCATCGAGGAGGCGCTGAAGGTCAACTACCTGGCGCCGGTGCAGATCGCGCGCTCCTCGTACAAGTACCTGGCGGAGACCAAGGGCCAGCTGCTGCTGTACACCTCCAGCAGCTACACCCGCGGCCGCGCCGAGTACAGCCTGTACTCCTCGACCAAGGCGGCGATGGTCAACCTGACGCAGGCCCTGTCCGACGAATGGGCGGGTGACGGCGTCCGGGTGAACTGCATCAACCCCGAGCGCACCGCCACGCCCATGCGCACCAAGGCCTTCGGCCAGGAGCCCGCGGGCAGCCTGCTGTCCTCCGAGGCGGTGGCCCGCACCTCGCTCGACGTGCTGCTCTCCGAGCTGACCGGGCATGTCATCGACGTCCGCCAGCAGGACCCGACGGCCTCCGCGGGCCAGGCCTCCGGCTTCGAGGCCGCGCTGGCCAGTGTCCTGGACCGTCAGGACGGCGTGGCATAA
- the proB gene encoding glutamate 5-kinase, with protein MGEARRIVVKVGSSSLTTAAGGLDADRVDALVDVLAKSRSGGEREIVLVSSGAIAAGLAPLGLRRRPRDLARQQAAASVGQGLLVARYTASFARYGVRVGQVLLTSDDMSRRAHHRNASRTLDKLLAMGAFPIVNENDTVATDEIRFGDNDRLAALVAHLVHADLLVLLSDIDGVYDGDPSRPGTSRIAQVRQPEDLAGVEIGSAGKAGVGTGGMVTKVEAARIAAAAGIPVVLTSTIHAAEALSGGDTGTYFHPAGKRSADRLLWLQHASTPQGSLTLDDGAVKAVVDRRKSLLPAGIASVEGEFVAGDPVELRDGTGLAVARGLVNFDAKEIPQLIGRSTRELARDLGPAYEREVVHRDDLVILHP; from the coding sequence GTGGGCGAGGCCCGCAGGATCGTCGTCAAGGTGGGTTCCTCGTCGCTGACCACCGCCGCCGGCGGCCTCGACGCCGACCGGGTCGACGCACTCGTCGACGTCCTCGCCAAGAGCCGCAGCGGCGGAGAGCGCGAGATCGTCCTCGTCTCCTCGGGAGCCATCGCCGCCGGACTGGCCCCGCTGGGGCTGCGCCGCCGCCCCCGGGACCTCGCCCGCCAGCAGGCCGCCGCCAGCGTCGGCCAGGGCTTGCTCGTCGCCCGCTACACCGCCTCCTTCGCGCGGTACGGCGTCCGCGTCGGCCAGGTGCTGCTGACCAGCGACGACATGAGCCGCCGTGCCCACCACCGCAACGCCTCCCGCACCCTCGACAAGCTCCTTGCGATGGGCGCCTTCCCGATCGTCAACGAGAACGACACCGTCGCCACCGACGAGATCCGCTTCGGTGACAACGACCGGCTCGCGGCCCTGGTGGCGCACCTGGTCCACGCCGACCTGCTGGTCCTGCTCTCCGACATCGACGGCGTCTACGACGGCGACCCCAGCAGGCCGGGGACCTCGCGGATAGCTCAGGTACGGCAGCCCGAGGACCTGGCGGGCGTCGAGATCGGCAGCGCGGGGAAGGCGGGGGTCGGCACCGGCGGCATGGTCACCAAGGTCGAGGCCGCCCGGATCGCGGCCGCCGCCGGCATCCCCGTCGTGCTGACCAGCACGATCCACGCGGCCGAGGCGCTGTCCGGCGGTGACACCGGCACGTACTTCCACCCCGCGGGCAAGCGCTCCGCCGACCGGCTGCTGTGGCTCCAGCACGCGTCCACCCCGCAGGGCTCACTGACCCTGGACGACGGCGCGGTGAAAGCGGTCGTCGACCGCCGCAAGTCGCTGCTGCCGGCCGGGATCGCCTCCGTCGAGGGCGAGTTCGTCGCGGGCGACCCCGTCGAGCTGCGGGACGGCACCGGCCTCGCGGTGGCCCGCGGACTCGTCAACTTCGACGCCAAGGAGATCCCGCAGCTGATCGGGCGCTCGACCCGGGAGCTGGCGCGGGACCTGGGTCCGGCCTACGAGCGGGAGGTCGTCCATCGGGACGATCTGGTGATCCTGCACCCCTGA
- a CDS encoding M48 family metallopeptidase — translation MSDDGHQNNGHENVPSRQRRRFPGISSRAYEHPADRSALVALRKLSGFDTVFKALSGLLPERSLRLLFLSDSVRVSDQQFAYLNDMLRDACYILDLEKVPPMYVSQDPQPNAMCIGLDEPIIVVTTGLVDLLDEEEMRAVVGHEVGHALSGHSVYRTILLFLTSLALRVAWIPLGNIAIMAIVTALREWFRKSELSADRAGLLVGQDLKASMRGLMKLAGGHHLHEMNVDAFLKQAEEYEAGGDLRDSVLKILNVLPRTHPFTTVRAAELKKWAESRDYQRIMDGHYPRRTEDKDTSVTDSFRESAASYATNVKSSKDPLMKLVSDIAGGAGDLGGRVRRGFGGFSNSAPREDEPPTDTSRTDEED, via the coding sequence ATGTCCGACGACGGCCATCAGAACAACGGGCACGAGAACGTGCCGAGCAGGCAGCGCAGGCGTTTCCCGGGAATCTCCTCCCGTGCGTACGAACACCCCGCCGACCGCTCCGCCCTGGTGGCGCTGCGCAAGCTGAGCGGTTTCGACACGGTGTTCAAGGCGCTCAGCGGTCTGCTCCCCGAGCGGAGTCTGAGGCTGCTGTTCCTGTCCGACTCGGTACGCGTCTCCGACCAGCAGTTCGCGTACCTCAACGACATGCTGCGGGACGCGTGTTACATCCTGGACCTCGAGAAGGTCCCGCCGATGTACGTCAGCCAGGACCCGCAGCCGAACGCGATGTGCATCGGCCTGGACGAGCCGATCATCGTCGTCACCACGGGTCTGGTCGACCTGCTCGACGAGGAGGAGATGCGGGCGGTCGTCGGCCACGAGGTGGGCCACGCCCTGTCCGGCCACTCGGTCTACCGGACCATACTGCTGTTCCTGACCAGCCTCGCCCTCAGGGTGGCGTGGATCCCGCTGGGCAACATCGCGATCATGGCGATCGTGACCGCGCTGCGCGAGTGGTTCCGCAAGTCGGAGCTGTCGGCGGACCGGGCGGGCCTGCTGGTCGGCCAGGACCTGAAGGCCTCGATGCGCGGCCTGATGAAGCTGGCCGGCGGTCACCATCTGCACGAGATGAACGTGGACGCGTTCCTGAAGCAGGCCGAGGAGTACGAGGCGGGCGGCGACCTGCGCGACTCCGTGCTGAAGATCCTGAACGTCCTGCCGCGCACCCACCCCTTCACCACCGTGCGGGCGGCCGAGCTGAAGAAGTGGGCCGAGTCCCGCGACTACCAGCGGATCATGGACGGCCACTACCCGCGCCGCACCGAGGACAAGGACACCTCGGTCACGGACTCCTTCCGCGAGTCGGCGGCGAGCTACGCGACCAACGTCAAGAGCTCCAAGGACCCCCTGATGAAGCTGGTCAGCGACATCGCGGGCGGAGCGGGCGATCTGGGCGGCAGGGTGCGCAGGGGCTTCGGCGGCTTCTCGAACTCGGCCCCACGGGAGGACGAGCCGCCGACGGACACGTCCCGCACCGACGAGGAGGACTGA
- a CDS encoding glycosyltransferase family 2 protein, with translation MTVAQPDVTVVIGAYEAMPYLVDCLASVEAQTIDPTRIEVIAVDDGSADGTGEYLEEFAERTSLDVTVIRQDNSGGPSGPRNVGLGKATGRYVFFLDADDRLGPEALERMVAMADRNGTDVVLGRVEGVNRKPPTSMWGQTLERTDVFSSNIKFTLSAQKLFRRAFLERHSMRFDESLWTGEDALFTMEAYLRADGVSVIADHTCYYLVGREDGKHVTRTGSHTLRFDSARALMHLIADMVPAGARRDALMVRPFLVTLLPQFGPKFLKDGEAVRREKLALAKPLVDAYWTGEVAHRLRVHERLRLQLVAMGRPDLLVEVLEFMKAKKTPKTVLEKGGRRVFFAYPFFREPSTGLPDALYLAEPREAREVPGYREIGVDQLLRRAVRKARRVLTPAG, from the coding sequence GTGACCGTTGCGCAGCCTGATGTGACCGTGGTCATCGGGGCGTACGAAGCGATGCCGTATCTGGTCGACTGTCTGGCCTCCGTCGAGGCACAGACCATCGACCCCACGCGCATCGAGGTCATCGCGGTCGACGACGGCTCGGCCGACGGCACCGGGGAGTACCTGGAGGAGTTCGCCGAGCGGACCTCCCTCGACGTCACGGTGATCCGGCAGGACAACTCCGGCGGCCCCAGCGGCCCGCGCAACGTCGGTCTGGGCAAGGCGACCGGGCGTTACGTCTTCTTCCTCGACGCCGACGACCGGCTCGGCCCCGAGGCCCTGGAGCGGATGGTCGCGATGGCCGACCGCAACGGCACGGACGTCGTCCTCGGCAGGGTCGAGGGCGTCAACCGCAAGCCGCCGACGTCGATGTGGGGGCAGACCCTGGAGCGCACCGACGTCTTCTCCTCCAACATCAAGTTCACGCTGAGCGCGCAGAAGCTGTTCCGCCGCGCGTTCCTCGAGCGGCACAGCATGCGGTTCGACGAGTCCCTGTGGACCGGCGAGGACGCGCTGTTCACCATGGAGGCCTATCTGCGGGCCGACGGCGTCTCCGTGATCGCCGACCACACCTGCTACTACCTGGTGGGCCGCGAGGACGGCAAGCACGTCACCAGGACCGGCAGCCATACCCTGCGCTTCGACTCCGCGCGCGCCCTGATGCACCTGATCGCCGACATGGTGCCGGCGGGCGCGAGACGCGACGCCCTGATGGTCCGCCCCTTCCTCGTCACGCTGCTCCCGCAGTTCGGCCCGAAGTTCCTGAAGGACGGCGAAGCGGTACGCCGGGAGAAGCTGGCGTTGGCGAAGCCGCTGGTGGACGCGTACTGGACCGGTGAGGTGGCCCACCGCCTCCGGGTTCACGAACGTCTGCGGCTCCAGCTGGTGGCGATGGGCCGCCCGGATCTCCTCGTGGAGGTCCTGGAGTTCATGAAGGCGAAGAAGACCCCCAAGACCGTGTTGGAGAAGGGCGGCCGCCGTGTGTTTTTCGCCTACCCGTTCTTCCGTGAACCGTCGACGGGCCTGCCCGACGCGCTCTACCTGGCCGAGCCACGCGAGGCCCGTGAGGTGCCGGGCTACAGAGAGATAGGGGTCGACCAGTTGCTGCGCCGGGCCGTACGCAAAGCGCGCAGGGTCCTCACCCCGGCAGGGTGA
- a CDS encoding alkaline phosphatase D family protein — protein MYGAASPGRRRFLTAGAAVLGAAASAQLWVPGTARAAETPLPDGVFSLGVSSGDPLPDGIVLWTRLAPDPLNGGGMPDRVVPVDWELAEDQRFRKVVRRGTAQAMPAFGHSVHVDVRGLRAGRTYWYRFRADGQLSRTGRTRTAPARHSSGGSLRVALASCQNWQNGYFTPYADMLDQDPDVVLFVGDYIYESAPSSAGPRRHEGTGEPYTLVQYRNRYAQYRTDPDLAEIHASTPWVVTFDDHEVDNDWAGEIPQDPDKQPHDAFVARMTAAFQAYYEHMPVRATAFPDGPHIQMYRRLEFGRLVRLNLLDTRQFRSDQVTGQAAAQDPSLTMLGAEQKQWLLDGLHDSPARWNVIASQIMMAETDILLGEGKLWYYDAWDGYQVERNALLEEFRSVRNPVVLSGDRHLTMISDLKEDYADPSSRVVGAEFVGTSISSNGDQDQAAFHAQWDPLKADNPHWKVIDAHRGYHLFDIDRHGIDAQVRVVDTVVGPHATPSTLAQLRVDAGKPGVHVV, from the coding sequence ATGTACGGAGCAGCATCACCCGGCCGACGCCGCTTTCTGACCGCAGGCGCCGCCGTGCTCGGCGCCGCCGCCTCCGCCCAGCTGTGGGTGCCGGGCACCGCGCGAGCGGCGGAGACCCCGCTGCCCGACGGGGTGTTCAGCCTCGGTGTGTCCTCCGGTGACCCGTTGCCGGACGGCATCGTGCTGTGGACCCGGCTCGCCCCGGACCCGCTGAACGGCGGGGGTATGCCCGACAGGGTGGTGCCGGTGGATTGGGAACTCGCCGAGGACCAGCGTTTCAGAAAGGTCGTCCGCCGGGGCACCGCCCAGGCCATGCCCGCGTTCGGACACAGCGTTCACGTCGATGTGCGGGGGCTGCGCGCGGGCCGCACGTACTGGTACCGCTTCCGCGCCGACGGCCAGCTCTCGCGCACCGGCCGCACCCGCACCGCCCCTGCCCGGCACAGCTCCGGTGGCAGCCTCCGGGTCGCGCTCGCCTCCTGCCAGAACTGGCAGAACGGCTACTTCACGCCGTACGCCGACATGCTGGACCAGGACCCCGACGTCGTGCTGTTCGTCGGCGACTACATCTACGAGTCGGCGCCGTCGTCGGCGGGTCCGCGCCGACACGAGGGCACGGGGGAGCCGTACACCCTCGTCCAGTACCGCAACCGGTACGCCCAGTACCGCACCGACCCGGACCTCGCCGAGATCCACGCGAGCACGCCCTGGGTGGTCACCTTCGACGACCACGAGGTCGACAACGACTGGGCCGGCGAGATCCCGCAGGACCCCGACAAGCAGCCGCACGACGCGTTCGTGGCCCGGATGACCGCGGCCTTCCAGGCGTACTACGAGCACATGCCGGTCCGTGCCACGGCCTTCCCGGACGGCCCGCACATCCAGATGTACCGGCGTCTGGAGTTCGGACGTCTGGTCCGGCTGAACCTGCTCGACACCCGGCAGTTCCGCAGCGACCAGGTCACCGGTCAGGCGGCCGCCCAGGATCCCTCGCTCACCATGCTCGGCGCCGAGCAGAAGCAGTGGCTCCTGGACGGGCTGCACGACTCCCCGGCCCGCTGGAACGTCATCGCCTCGCAGATCATGATGGCCGAGACCGACATCCTGCTCGGCGAGGGCAAGCTCTGGTACTACGACGCCTGGGACGGCTACCAGGTCGAACGCAACGCGCTCCTGGAGGAGTTCAGAAGTGTGCGCAACCCGGTCGTGCTCTCGGGCGACCGTCACCTCACGATGATCAGCGACCTCAAGGAGGACTACGCCGACCCGTCCTCCCGGGTGGTCGGCGCCGAGTTCGTCGGGACGTCCATCTCCAGCAACGGTGACCAGGACCAGGCCGCCTTCCACGCCCAGTGGGACCCGCTGAAGGCCGACAACCCGCACTGGAAGGTCATCGACGCCCACCGCGGCTACCACCTCTTCGACATCGACCGGCACGGCATCGACGCCCAGGTCCGGGTCGTGGACACGGTGGTCGGGCCGCACGCGACGCCCAGCACGCTGGCGCAGCTCCGGGTGGACGCGGGCAAGCCCGGAGTCCATGTGGTGTGA
- a CDS encoding SCO2583 family membrane protein produces the protein MGGPGDPPEGTPEGGPVGGEDEYRSVVFDESFVRAARLQEYSAQERMTDHAPAVRRRPPLRRGLSRQALILFLLIALAFGTAIYMGVRHPYQTSAARRPVEPLRMTVIPLAPAGKVPGHADVEYLYGHSPAAQYRVGAEGIPLPASRRTAHFSDSQVVSALSTAKDYIVRSSLDPDVLVGDQVRAVRVLLDTDQLDQFDQSFAHPAADGRHAPTGWLVRFDPAETRLADHRIRVQGSLQAAETDSSTLEVTADHTFVYALRSAAADARAEVSLFTVRRELHFRFDRDDLRMHTAQLVVSYVQAGPLSCAEDSTNRLHPLLAGETAKAGGPAGTDPYATGSATALCGSLATGAQPKV, from the coding sequence ATGGGAGGGCCAGGAGACCCACCTGAGGGGACACCCGAGGGCGGCCCCGTGGGTGGTGAGGACGAGTACCGATCCGTCGTCTTCGACGAGTCGTTCGTCCGCGCTGCCCGCCTCCAGGAGTACTCCGCGCAGGAGCGCATGACCGACCACGCGCCCGCCGTACGCCGCCGCCCGCCGTTGCGCCGGGGACTGTCCCGGCAGGCGCTGATCCTGTTCCTGCTGATCGCCCTCGCCTTCGGCACCGCGATCTACATGGGTGTACGGCACCCCTACCAGACCTCCGCGGCCCGCCGGCCCGTGGAGCCCCTGCGGATGACCGTCATCCCGCTGGCCCCTGCGGGCAAGGTCCCGGGGCACGCCGACGTCGAGTACCTGTACGGGCACAGCCCGGCCGCGCAGTACCGCGTCGGCGCCGAGGGCATCCCGCTGCCGGCCTCCCGCCGCACCGCGCACTTCTCCGACAGCCAGGTCGTGTCCGCGCTGAGCACCGCCAAGGACTACATCGTGCGGTCCTCGCTCGACCCGGACGTCCTCGTCGGCGACCAGGTCCGTGCCGTGCGGGTGCTCCTCGACACGGACCAACTCGACCAGTTCGACCAGAGTTTCGCCCACCCGGCCGCGGACGGACGGCACGCGCCGACCGGGTGGCTGGTTCGCTTCGACCCCGCGGAGACGCGGCTGGCCGACCACAGGATCCGGGTGCAGGGCAGTCTGCAGGCCGCCGAGACCGACTCGTCGACGCTGGAGGTCACGGCGGACCACACCTTCGTGTACGCGCTGCGTTCCGCGGCCGCGGACGCCAGGGCCGAGGTGTCGCTGTTCACCGTCCGGCGTGAGCTGCACTTCCGGTTCGACCGGGACGATCTGCGGATGCACACGGCTCAGCTGGTCGTGTCCTACGTCCAGGCCGGGCCGCTCTCCTGCGCGGAGGACTCCACGAACCGGCTGCATCCCTTGCTGGCCGGGGAGACGGCGAAGGCAGGCGGGCCGGCGGGGACGGATCCCTATGCGACAGGGAGTGCCACGGCGCTGTGCGGGTCATTGGCGACCGGTGCGCAGCCGAAGGTGTGA
- a CDS encoding SCO2584 family spore wall biosynthesis protein, whose amino-acid sequence MPEDVGGTPFPDGWEPDDDHDRGVSDEEFASVVFDEAFVRAAVVHEPTAVERLLAAAQARAEASEAEARRARARGERYEDGYRPGAFGHDPELDDLDDTEVLEGRYGAPGTYGKQVRWHRPVAWMLALVMGIGMVALAFTAVYRGASSGSRDRVPPPASTGLEQGSPVTPSASADYSQPAVSAVPRTP is encoded by the coding sequence GTGCCGGAGGACGTGGGGGGCACGCCGTTCCCTGACGGCTGGGAGCCCGACGACGACCACGACCGCGGGGTGTCGGACGAAGAGTTCGCCTCCGTGGTCTTCGACGAGGCCTTCGTACGGGCGGCCGTGGTGCACGAGCCGACCGCCGTCGAGCGCCTCCTGGCCGCGGCCCAGGCGAGAGCGGAGGCCTCCGAGGCCGAGGCCCGCCGCGCACGCGCCAGAGGCGAGCGGTACGAGGACGGCTACCGACCCGGCGCTTTCGGCCATGATCCCGAACTCGACGACCTGGACGACACCGAGGTCCTCGAAGGCCGCTACGGCGCCCCGGGGACGTACGGCAAACAGGTCCGCTGGCACCGCCCTGTCGCCTGGATGCTGGCCCTTGTCATGGGCATCGGCATGGTCGCGCTGGCCTTCACGGCGGTCTACCGGGGCGCCTCCTCCGGCAGCCGGGACCGGGTTCCGCCCCCGGCCTCGACCGGTCTGGAGCAGGGGAGCCCGGTGACGCCCTCGGCGTCCGCCGACTACTCCCAGCCAGCCGTCTCCGCGGTCCCGCGAACGCCCTGA
- a CDS encoding glutamate-5-semialdehyde dehydrogenase, which translates to MTSLSPYDSMTPVTQAAYRAKAAAADLAPLPRAEKDDALLAIADALEVRTSEIVEANAKDIAKAREAGTSEAIIDRLTLTPERVRAIASDVRDVVALPDPVGEVVRGSTLPNGIDLRQVRVPLGVVGIIYEARPNVTVDAAALCLKSGNAVLLRGSASAYESNTALVRVLRDAVGGAGLPADAIQLVPGESRESVRELMRARGLVDVLIPRGGASLIQTVVTESVVPVIETGVGNCHVYVDAHADLDMAIDILINSKAQRVSVCNAAETLLVHQDIAPEFLPRALDALAEAGVTVHADQRVLAYAKDTKATVVEATLDDWDTEYLSYDIAAAVVDSLDKAVEHIRLWTSGHTEAIVTTSQQAARRFTQLVDSTTVAVNASTRFTDGGQFGFGAEIGISTQKLHARGPMGLPELTSTKYIVTGDGHIRR; encoded by the coding sequence ATGACCTCGCTCTCGCCGTACGACTCCATGACCCCGGTCACCCAGGCCGCCTACCGGGCCAAGGCCGCCGCCGCCGACCTCGCCCCGCTGCCCAGGGCCGAGAAGGACGACGCGCTGCTCGCCATCGCGGACGCCCTGGAGGTCCGTACGAGCGAGATCGTCGAGGCCAATGCCAAGGACATCGCCAAGGCCCGCGAGGCGGGGACCAGCGAGGCGATCATCGACCGGTTGACGCTCACCCCGGAGCGGGTCCGCGCGATCGCCTCCGACGTCCGGGACGTCGTCGCCCTGCCCGACCCGGTGGGCGAGGTCGTGCGCGGCTCGACCCTCCCGAACGGCATCGACCTGCGCCAGGTCCGCGTCCCGCTCGGCGTGGTCGGGATCATCTACGAGGCCCGCCCGAACGTCACGGTCGACGCCGCCGCCCTCTGTCTGAAGTCCGGCAACGCCGTCCTGCTGCGCGGCTCGGCTTCCGCGTACGAGTCGAACACCGCCCTCGTACGGGTCCTGCGCGACGCCGTGGGCGGCGCCGGGCTGCCCGCCGACGCCATCCAGCTCGTCCCCGGAGAGAGCCGCGAGAGCGTGCGCGAGCTGATGCGCGCCCGCGGCCTGGTCGACGTGCTCATCCCGCGCGGCGGTGCCTCCCTCATCCAGACCGTCGTCACCGAGTCCGTCGTCCCGGTCATCGAGACCGGCGTGGGCAACTGCCACGTCTACGTCGACGCCCACGCCGACCTCGACATGGCGATCGACATCCTGATCAACTCCAAGGCCCAGCGGGTCAGCGTCTGCAACGCCGCCGAGACCCTCCTGGTCCACCAGGACATCGCCCCCGAGTTCCTGCCGCGCGCCCTGGACGCCCTCGCCGAGGCCGGGGTGACCGTCCACGCCGACCAGCGGGTGCTGGCGTACGCGAAGGACACCAAGGCGACCGTCGTCGAGGCCACGCTCGACGACTGGGACACCGAGTACCTCTCCTACGACATCGCCGCCGCCGTCGTCGACTCGCTCGACAAGGCCGTCGAGCACATCCGGCTGTGGACCTCCGGCCACACCGAGGCCATCGTCACCACCTCCCAGCAGGCCGCCCGTCGCTTCACCCAGCTGGTGGACTCCACGACGGTCGCGGTCAACGCCTCCACCCGCTTCACCGACGGCGGCCAGTTCGGCTTCGGCGCGGAGATCGGCATCTCCACCCAGAAGCTGCACGCGCGCGGTCCGATGGGCCTGCCGGAGCTGACGAGCACGAAGTACATCGTGACCGGGGACGGTCACATCCGGCGCTGA